One part of the Bacteroidia bacterium genome encodes these proteins:
- a CDS encoding glycosyltransferase family 2 protein translates to MSAMSTAPLISIGIPTYNRAHAISDAIVSIQKQDFENWELIISDNASPDNTEEVVRAFAKDDSRIKYYKQAMNVGPRSNFTFTRDKANGKYFMWISDDDELVPGLLNQYFEFMESNPEFVLVSGEIKYWIKEKLVMVETDLGREEKLPLLRSFLYYFKVRHGAFLHGLQRLSVSSKVPLRSVIGNDWHYVASLAHLGKVKQLKIEGYNKDFEGGSRSFINYARTYGERKIWGYLPYCKIAFDVFREYLYKSPVLRKSHFLMRFLAGSTLAIWIIARAYLYVYPKVLLQNYKKVPGLIISKLTTR, encoded by the coding sequence ATGAGCGCAATGTCAACAGCACCCTTGATCTCGATTGGTATACCGACTTATAATCGGGCCCATGCTATTTCGGATGCTATTGTTTCTATTCAGAAGCAGGATTTTGAAAACTGGGAGCTTATCATCTCTGATAACGCCTCTCCAGACAATACCGAAGAGGTAGTACGAGCTTTTGCCAAAGATGACTCCAGAATCAAGTACTACAAACAGGCAATGAACGTGGGCCCACGGTCCAATTTCACCTTCACCAGAGATAAAGCCAATGGAAAATACTTCATGTGGATCTCTGATGATGATGAGCTTGTCCCTGGCCTTCTAAATCAGTATTTTGAGTTTATGGAAAGCAATCCCGAATTCGTCCTGGTTTCGGGGGAAATAAAATACTGGATAAAAGAAAAGTTAGTCATGGTCGAAACGGATCTGGGCAGGGAGGAAAAGCTTCCTTTGCTTCGGTCATTTTTATATTATTTCAAAGTCAGGCATGGAGCATTTCTTCATGGCCTGCAACGTTTATCCGTTTCATCCAAGGTCCCCCTTCGTTCGGTGATTGGCAATGATTGGCATTATGTAGCCAGCCTTGCACATTTGGGCAAGGTCAAACAATTGAAAATTGAAGGGTATAACAAGGATTTTGAAGGAGGTTCGCGAAGCTTCATCAATTATGCCCGAACCTATGGAGAACGAAAGATTTGGGGTTACCTGCCCTATTGCAAGATTGCATTTGATGTATTTAGAGAGTATTTGTATAAATCTCCAGTCCTACGCAAAAGCCATTTTTTGATGCGTTTCCTGGCAGGTAGTACATTAGCTATTTGGATAATTGCCCGTGCATATCTCTATGTTTATCCAAAAGTACTCCTTCAAAATTATAAGAAGGTCCCAGGATTGATCATATCAAAATTAACAACACGTTAA
- a CDS encoding MBOAT family O-acyltransferase yields the protein MAWKPAYIILIILSTFVDYFCGLKMGSLDEKAKRKPFLYISLLSNLGLLFFFKYYGFFADSVDSFFAFMALDFTSPALDLILPMGISFYTFQTMSYSIDIYNGKLKPEKHFGIFALFVSFFPQLVAGPIERASNLLPQFGRMTEIKFNSERATRGLQQMLWGMFKKVVIADRLGVLVNSVYDQPEYFEGSSLLLATVFFSFQIYCDFSGYSDIAIGAAKIMGFDLMKNFDTPYASKTISEFWKRWHISLSTWFRDYVYIPMGGNRVVKWRWYYNLFITFLVSGLWHGANWTFVIWGALHGVYLIGAILLMPAKNNFNRLSGLDKFPQLKSFMDVGITFGLVMIGWVFFRANHITDAIYIIGGFFDGKTADLTNLLSAVGGVFIGAGTLDNIGLGSDLMSASGYSLGLTVFDFILAVGSIIFMTIMESNFRMESFRLKWKSRPVYVKWGTYAMLIYVLLFFRNFESSEFIYFQF from the coding sequence ATGGCCTGGAAACCTGCATATATAATTCTGATTATACTCTCGACCTTTGTTGATTATTTTTGTGGGCTTAAAATGGGGAGTTTGGATGAAAAGGCGAAACGAAAGCCTTTCCTTTATATCAGTCTCCTTTCCAATTTAGGTTTGCTATTTTTCTTTAAGTACTATGGTTTCTTTGCAGATTCGGTGGACAGCTTCTTTGCCTTTATGGCGCTTGATTTCACATCGCCTGCACTGGATCTGATTCTTCCCATGGGTATATCTTTTTATACCTTCCAGACCATGAGTTATTCTATTGATATCTACAATGGGAAACTCAAACCGGAAAAGCATTTTGGGATATTTGCCCTTTTTGTCTCTTTTTTCCCGCAATTGGTAGCTGGGCCGATCGAAAGAGCCAGCAACCTCCTGCCTCAATTTGGCAGGATGACAGAAATAAAGTTTAATTCGGAGAGAGCTACCAGGGGATTGCAACAGATGCTTTGGGGTATGTTTAAGAAGGTAGTCATTGCAGACCGATTGGGGGTATTGGTAAACTCGGTATATGACCAGCCGGAATACTTTGAAGGTAGCAGCTTATTATTGGCAACTGTATTCTTTTCCTTCCAGATTTATTGTGACTTTTCCGGCTATTCGGATATTGCTATTGGAGCTGCAAAGATTATGGGCTTTGACCTTATGAAGAACTTCGATACCCCTTATGCATCCAAAACTATATCAGAATTCTGGAAACGCTGGCATATCTCCTTATCAACCTGGTTCAGAGACTATGTGTACATCCCTATGGGGGGAAATCGAGTGGTGAAATGGCGCTGGTATTACAATTTGTTTATCACTTTCCTCGTAAGTGGATTGTGGCATGGAGCAAATTGGACCTTTGTGATTTGGGGAGCTCTACATGGCGTCTACCTGATCGGTGCCATATTGTTGATGCCGGCTAAAAACAACTTCAACCGCCTCAGTGGGTTAGATAAGTTTCCACAGCTTAAATCATTCATGGATGTAGGAATTACTTTTGGTTTGGTGATGATAGGCTGGGTCTTTTTCCGTGCCAATCATATCACAGATGCCATTTACATCATCGGAGGGTTTTTTGATGGAAAAACAGCAGACTTGACAAACTTACTCTCCGCAGTAGGAGGAGTATTTATAGGAGCAGGAACCCTCGATAATATTGGTCTGGGTTCTGACTTAATGTCCGCCTCAGGTTATAGCCTGGGACTTACAGTATTTGACTTTATCCTTGCAGTTGGAAGTATCATTTTCATGACGATCATGGAAAGTAATTTTCGCATGGAAAGTTTTCGTCTCAAGTGGAAATCTCGTCCGGTTTATGTAAAATGGGGTACATATGCAATGTTGATTTATGTCCTTCTGTTTTTCAGGAATTTCGAGAGTAGTGAATTTATTTATTTTCAATTCTAG
- a CDS encoding right-handed parallel beta-helix repeat-containing protein — translation MNLSYRKVNKWPEGLWSKRQELKHFIFLSSLISWLLLSAATCSPQADISCGEIPLKAGPHPQNLIESIADASYQTFYVDPSGNDAEDGSQSKPFRSLKRALKEAGEGIRILLAEGSYYEGSLMLYRGGSADRPLIIQGKGYNKTQIKGSAKVDNWEKIGEQVWQRNNWIVNSQQVFVNGEALQQIGSLSPWNRRKLWDNKQTLPPVGEGIEDMGLHSFYYDSLEQRLLIMTDVDPNQALVEASTDDFVLDGQKIDNVHLLDLGLLHTNGTYRGIRSNVLRIGGNAWLLDQVDIAYGDFSGIKFGGTKHRIQNSLIRKNGALGLDGNNGPFRDDATYMDIVIKHCKIEANNYRKFDPFWHAGGIKVIPAIRGLKIIENIVCENYGQGIWFDHDLGENDIEGNWVINNRVGIMYEIAPPIDKEILEYGVRIRNNYVINCQQQGIYIAGSCNTLVENNTVLHAWVGIVLHGMPRKNHSLEENIVRKNLIGYSDKSDMILYTGEGSSENSIDENFYLDLSDQGRLSFSCTKEKAYTSGFSDLEEVREGSGFELKGKVGPIKWGYPEKLDLEIPENHPAYGYGVIKK, via the coding sequence ATGAATCTATCCTACAGAAAAGTCAACAAATGGCCTGAGGGACTGTGGTCAAAGCGACAAGAATTGAAGCATTTCATTTTTTTGTCAAGTCTTATATCCTGGCTTCTGCTATCTGCCGCTACCTGTTCACCACAGGCTGATATCTCTTGTGGCGAAATACCTCTGAAAGCAGGTCCGCATCCCCAAAATTTGATAGAAAGCATAGCTGATGCCAGTTATCAGACTTTTTATGTCGATCCCTCAGGCAATGATGCGGAAGATGGAAGTCAAAGTAAACCCTTTAGAAGCTTGAAAAGAGCATTGAAGGAGGCTGGTGAAGGGATCCGGATCTTATTGGCAGAGGGAAGCTATTATGAAGGCTCTCTGATGCTTTACAGGGGAGGTTCTGCGGACAGACCTCTGATTATACAGGGCAAAGGTTATAATAAGACTCAGATTAAGGGTTCGGCGAAAGTGGACAATTGGGAAAAGATTGGGGAGCAGGTATGGCAAAGAAATAATTGGATTGTCAATAGCCAGCAAGTCTTTGTAAATGGAGAGGCTTTGCAGCAGATTGGGAGCCTTTCTCCCTGGAACAGACGCAAGTTATGGGATAATAAGCAGACTTTGCCTCCCGTAGGAGAGGGGATAGAGGACATGGGACTTCATTCCTTTTATTATGACAGCCTGGAACAGCGACTTTTGATCATGACGGATGTTGATCCGAATCAGGCCTTGGTTGAGGCGAGTACCGATGATTTTGTGCTGGATGGGCAAAAAATAGACAACGTACACCTATTGGATTTGGGACTGTTGCATACCAATGGAACGTATAGAGGTATTCGTTCCAATGTTTTGCGGATAGGAGGAAATGCCTGGTTGCTGGATCAGGTAGATATTGCCTATGGAGATTTTAGTGGGATAAAATTTGGAGGGACCAAACATCGGATTCAGAATAGCTTGATTCGTAAAAATGGAGCTTTGGGATTGGATGGTAATAACGGCCCTTTCCGGGACGATGCTACCTATATGGATATCGTAATCAAACATTGCAAAATAGAGGCTAATAACTACCGTAAATTTGATCCATTCTGGCATGCAGGAGGAATCAAGGTAATTCCCGCCATTCGAGGCTTGAAGATTATAGAAAATATAGTTTGTGAGAACTACGGGCAGGGTATATGGTTTGATCACGATTTAGGAGAAAATGATATCGAAGGAAATTGGGTGATCAACAATCGCGTAGGAATCATGTATGAAATTGCTCCTCCTATTGATAAAGAAATCCTGGAGTACGGGGTTCGCATCCGAAATAATTACGTAATCAACTGCCAACAGCAAGGCATTTACATAGCCGGTTCCTGCAATACCCTCGTAGAAAATAATACAGTTCTGCATGCATGGGTGGGCATTGTATTGCACGGAATGCCCAGGAAAAATCATAGCCTGGAAGAAAATATCGTTAGGAAAAACCTCATTGGATATTCGGATAAGTCGGACATGATTCTTTATACCGGTGAAGGCTCTTCTGAAAATAGTATAGATGAGAATTTCTATCTGGATTTATCTGATCAGGGGAGACTAAGCTTTAGTTGTACGAAAGAAAAGGCCTATACATCAGGATTTTCTGATTTGGAAGAAGTACGGGAGGGCAGCGGCTTTGAACTTAAGGGAAAAGTCGGCCCAATTAAGTGGGGGTATCCTGAAAAGCTGGATCTCGAGATTCCGGAAAATCATCCGGCCTATGGATATGGAGTAATTAAAAAATAA
- a CDS encoding glycosyltransferase: MRILLIHNYYLQKGGEDTVFRSETELLKSHGHEVEQLSFHNKDIDSGWGKISMFWKGLYNRKTYRQVREKIQTFKPDVIHIHNLFYLASPSVLYAARKMKVPVVMTLHNYRLICPSVYLYHKGRIYEDNIHKTFPVKAIFQKVWNNNLGLTALITLITSFHKYLNTWSNLIDGYIVFTEFAKSKFVGSSIKVPDHKFYIKPNFTEDNGCNLENREDFYLFIGRLSEEKGIEVLLEAANKGEFRLEILGDGPLKDAVEATVDKNERVSYPGFLPKEEIVQKLKSCRALIFPSIWYEGMPMVILEALATGTPIIVSDLGNPGRMIEDRKSGLHFEPNNAESLLDKIARLDASVELQNELVKGAREIYEKKYTPEENYETLLSVYESILQKSQQMA; encoded by the coding sequence ATGAGGATTTTATTGATCCATAATTATTATCTGCAAAAAGGAGGGGAAGATACCGTTTTTCGCTCTGAGACAGAATTGCTCAAAAGCCATGGTCATGAGGTGGAACAACTGAGTTTTCACAACAAGGATATAGATTCAGGCTGGGGAAAAATTTCGATGTTCTGGAAAGGGCTTTATAATAGGAAGACTTATCGGCAGGTCCGGGAAAAAATTCAGACATTTAAACCAGATGTAATTCACATACACAATTTATTCTACCTGGCTTCGCCATCGGTTTTATATGCTGCTCGGAAAATGAAGGTGCCCGTTGTTATGACGTTACACAATTATCGGCTCATCTGTCCGAGTGTTTATCTCTACCATAAGGGAAGAATTTACGAAGACAACATCCATAAAACATTCCCGGTCAAAGCCATTTTTCAGAAAGTTTGGAATAATAATCTTGGCTTAACGGCTCTGATCACCCTGATTACTTCTTTCCACAAATACCTCAACACCTGGAGCAATCTCATAGATGGCTACATTGTGTTTACGGAATTTGCAAAAAGCAAATTTGTTGGCTCTTCCATCAAAGTGCCGGATCACAAATTTTATATAAAACCGAATTTCACGGAAGACAATGGTTGCAATCTGGAAAATAGAGAGGATTTTTATCTTTTTATAGGTCGCTTGTCAGAGGAGAAAGGAATTGAGGTTTTGCTGGAAGCTGCAAATAAAGGAGAATTTCGTTTGGAAATTCTGGGAGATGGACCTCTAAAGGATGCGGTAGAAGCCACTGTAGATAAGAATGAGCGGGTTTCCTATCCCGGCTTTCTTCCGAAAGAAGAAATTGTCCAGAAATTGAAATCCTGTAGAGCATTGATTTTTCCTTCTATTTGGTATGAAGGAATGCCCATGGTTATTCTGGAGGCCCTGGCTACCGGAACTCCCATCATTGTTTCCGATTTGGGTAATCCCGGTCGAATGATCGAAGACAGAAAAAGTGGGTTGCACTTTGAACCTAATAATGCTGAAAGCTTGCTTGACAAAATTGCCAGGCTTGATGCCTCAGTCGAATTGCAGAACGAACTCGTCAAAGGGGCCCGCGAAATCTACGAAAAGAAATATACCCCTGAGGAAAACTATGAAACCTTACTCTCCGTCTATGAATCTATCCTACAGAAAAGTCAACAAATGGCCTGA
- a CDS encoding glycosyltransferase family 4 protein, translated as MKILLSAYACEPNRGSEPGIGWNWALELARLGHEVHVLTRANNEGVLSSNPEAQELPNLHFIYFDHKGLSFRLKKKLGFIGVYWYYRNWQKAVYPFIKAKLDLSSFDVVHHITFGVHRIPSHLWKLPLPFVFGPLGGGEHATEALTKSIPFKARIAERLRDFSNFLARQNKSLYRCFEHAELIFSRTEDTRQEVPQKFREKCFNHVDIGIHLRDRSPEPQRIEGKEHIKLLFVGRILYWKGIHLALRAFKLAREQYPHLSFSLIGSGKNKAALQSYATELGVGSGVEWIENIPQNEVFEKYKDHDLFLFPSLHDSGGSVVLEAMSYGLPVIALDLGGPGVMVDEQSGSLVKVEGKSVDKIVEDLAQEILDLIQNPEIYAAKSEQTCERITSYTWENQVRTLYEKLRTVLPKPQEVS; from the coding sequence TTGAAAATACTCTTATCAGCATATGCTTGCGAACCTAATCGGGGAAGTGAACCCGGGATAGGCTGGAACTGGGCCCTGGAACTTGCCCGTCTTGGGCATGAGGTCCATGTACTGACTCGTGCAAATAATGAAGGAGTGCTGAGTAGCAATCCGGAAGCACAGGAATTGCCCAATCTTCATTTTATCTATTTCGATCATAAGGGCCTTTCCTTTCGTCTAAAGAAAAAGTTGGGCTTCATTGGCGTATACTGGTATTATCGTAACTGGCAAAAAGCAGTTTATCCTTTTATCAAGGCGAAGCTGGATCTAAGTAGCTTTGATGTCGTGCATCACATCACCTTTGGGGTTCATCGAATTCCAAGTCATTTATGGAAACTTCCTTTGCCTTTTGTTTTTGGTCCCCTTGGAGGAGGCGAACATGCTACAGAAGCTCTTACCAAAAGTATTCCTTTCAAAGCGAGAATTGCGGAAAGACTCAGAGATTTCTCCAACTTTCTGGCAAGACAAAATAAAAGCCTGTATCGCTGCTTTGAGCATGCTGAACTCATTTTCAGTAGAACCGAGGATACCCGTCAGGAAGTGCCTCAGAAATTCAGAGAGAAATGCTTCAATCATGTGGATATAGGCATACATCTCCGAGATCGTTCGCCGGAACCACAGCGTATCGAAGGCAAAGAACATATAAAGCTCCTCTTCGTGGGGCGTATTTTATACTGGAAGGGCATTCATTTGGCTTTGCGAGCCTTTAAGTTGGCTCGGGAACAGTACCCTCATTTATCTTTTAGTCTGATTGGGAGTGGAAAGAATAAAGCAGCCCTCCAATCATATGCAACAGAGCTGGGAGTGGGTTCTGGTGTGGAATGGATAGAAAATATTCCGCAAAATGAAGTCTTTGAAAAATATAAAGACCATGATTTATTTCTCTTCCCAAGCCTTCATGATTCAGGAGGATCGGTTGTTTTGGAAGCGATGTCTTATGGTTTACCGGTCATAGCTCTGGATCTGGGAGGACCAGGCGTGATGGTAGATGAACAAAGTGGTTCCCTGGTAAAAGTCGAAGGGAAAAGTGTGGACAAGATTGTAGAAGATTTGGCTCAGGAAATCCTGGATTTGATCCAAAATCCAGAGATCTATGCAGCGAAATCTGAACAAACCTGCGAAAGGATCACTTCTTACACCTGGGAAAATCAGGTGAGAACCCTTTATGAAAAGCTGAGAACTGTTTTACCGAAACCACAAGAAGTATCATAA
- a CDS encoding glycosyltransferase family 2 protein, giving the protein MTPSYNQGEFIEEAIKSILNQGYENFEHIIVDNCSNDQTPEIIKKYPHVVLICEPDEGQSDALNKGFSKATGDIIGWLNADDFYLKDTFKKVVSLFSKDEKLDGVYSNVHFIDKHGNLTTDLITHRAVKWLSLFHCYIPSTTFFFNRAILDNGLRIDKEIHICMDKDFFANILHKGYKITYINDFFASFRWHESNKSLDTPEVKRIRFREGLSIFNRYSNFRLGNGNFSISLYKNLLGGLKVVRKILKMQNHKYTFEQLTN; this is encoded by the coding sequence GTGACCCCGTCTTACAATCAGGGCGAGTTCATTGAGGAAGCGATAAAAAGCATCCTCAATCAGGGATATGAGAACTTTGAACACATTATTGTCGACAATTGCTCCAACGATCAGACTCCTGAAATAATCAAGAAATATCCACATGTAGTACTCATCTGTGAACCGGATGAAGGGCAAAGCGATGCCTTAAATAAAGGCTTTAGCAAGGCTACAGGAGATATTATTGGTTGGTTAAATGCAGATGATTTTTACCTGAAAGACACCTTCAAAAAGGTGGTAAGCCTATTCTCCAAAGACGAAAAGCTTGATGGAGTGTATTCCAATGTTCACTTTATCGACAAACATGGAAATCTGACGACTGATCTGATTACGCATCGTGCCGTTAAATGGCTTTCGCTTTTCCATTGTTATATCCCTTCCACTACTTTTTTCTTCAATCGTGCTATCCTGGACAATGGGTTGAGGATTGATAAGGAAATCCATATCTGTATGGATAAAGATTTCTTTGCCAATATTTTGCATAAGGGATATAAAATCACCTACATAAATGACTTTTTTGCTTCATTCCGCTGGCATGAATCCAATAAATCACTGGATACACCAGAGGTAAAGAGAATTCGATTCAGAGAGGGACTTTCGATCTTCAATAGATATTCCAACTTCAGATTGGGGAATGGGAATTTTTCTATTTCCCTGTATAAAAATCTACTGGGAGGATTGAAGGTGGTAAGAAAGATCCTCAAGATGCAAAACCATAAATATACCTTTGAGCAGCTGACCAATTAA
- a CDS encoding O-antigen ligase family protein, producing the protein MRLFRTSNKTVEPSELDLKYYIWSFLIMVKTVQVCLSPGSRALDYLLMGAFCFFILSNLYNLKEQIFMFLMAYLTDITNWFAGFKLAGDSGARILFLDIFMGWIFLNIIFQFIQAKKPRRFYLSPFFIFLTVFWCSNFMMGILLRNGSSVIGEARFYLTSIFLFGLVTLLHEDFNLHLRKFLKIVCLASFNIAFCVLMLVTFRVSLETDGLVTDVSRYNPGNDLAGLLVLGLLIAIIDLQNKTDFHFFKLRKDLLVLIYLGILFLAGVRTMLIVTVLILGYFFILSGKLGFVKKFLAAIAIVLAGMIFIQLDSAQRLVATQTKYVKIIEATTSGDPTANTAGWRLKMWEVFLNRLTEDKKRMLVGRPFGDEQIDIRELNWYWGTKKVSHVDNSMAHNDFISMSMTNGLVFVIVLMIACSLYILRALVYAKKERPYKYETLILGWMLLMQCIMSFFNASLNHYGFTIILWIYLGLLAAQFNLNKETKSIEDDKKGRKKSKNIHRDPVLQSGRVH; encoded by the coding sequence ATGAGGTTATTTAGAACATCAAATAAAACCGTTGAGCCCTCTGAGCTAGATCTGAAATATTATATCTGGTCTTTTCTGATCATGGTGAAAACCGTGCAGGTTTGCTTGTCACCTGGATCTCGCGCACTGGATTATTTACTCATGGGGGCTTTCTGCTTCTTTATTTTAAGCAATCTGTACAACCTGAAAGAGCAAATCTTTATGTTTCTGATGGCCTATTTAACGGACATTACGAATTGGTTTGCAGGATTTAAATTGGCCGGAGATTCAGGAGCGCGTATCCTCTTCCTGGATATATTTATGGGCTGGATCTTTCTAAACATTATTTTCCAGTTCATCCAGGCTAAAAAACCAAGAAGATTCTACCTGAGTCCCTTTTTTATTTTTCTCACAGTATTCTGGTGCTCTAACTTCATGATGGGAATTCTCTTGAGAAATGGAAGCTCGGTGATTGGTGAGGCGCGTTTTTATTTAACTTCCATTTTCTTGTTTGGACTGGTTACTCTCTTGCATGAAGACTTTAATTTACATCTGCGCAAGTTCCTCAAAATCGTATGCCTGGCTTCTTTTAATATAGCCTTCTGTGTTTTGATGCTCGTTACCTTTAGGGTGAGTTTGGAAACAGATGGTCTGGTAACAGATGTCTCCCGATATAATCCGGGTAATGACCTCGCAGGACTACTTGTTTTGGGCTTATTGATTGCCATCATAGATCTTCAGAATAAAACAGATTTTCATTTCTTCAAATTAAGAAAGGACTTATTGGTCCTCATCTATCTGGGTATACTATTTCTGGCAGGAGTAAGAACCATGCTGATTGTTACGGTACTGATCCTGGGATACTTTTTCATTTTATCCGGAAAATTAGGCTTTGTCAAAAAATTTCTGGCAGCGATAGCTATTGTGCTGGCGGGCATGATATTTATTCAACTCGATAGTGCACAGCGACTCGTCGCGACACAGACCAAATATGTGAAGATTATTGAAGCCACTACCAGTGGTGATCCTACGGCAAACACGGCCGGTTGGAGATTGAAAATGTGGGAGGTGTTCTTAAATCGACTGACGGAGGATAAAAAACGGATGTTAGTCGGTAGACCCTTTGGGGATGAGCAGATCGATATACGTGAATTAAACTGGTATTGGGGGACGAAAAAAGTCAGTCATGTCGATAACTCTATGGCTCACAATGATTTCATTTCTATGTCCATGACCAATGGATTGGTTTTTGTAATCGTTCTGATGATCGCATGTAGCTTATATATATTGAGAGCTTTGGTCTATGCGAAAAAAGAAAGACCCTATAAATATGAAACCTTAATACTGGGATGGATGCTGCTTATGCAATGCATCATGTCCTTTTTTAATGCCAGTCTCAACCACTACGGTTTTACGATTATCCTTTGGATATATCTGGGCTTGCTGGCAGCACAATTCAATTTAAATAAAGAAACTAAATCTATAGAAGATGATAAAAAGGGAAGGAAAAAGTCCAAAAATATCCATCGTGACCCCGTCTTACAATCAGGGCGAGTTCATTGA
- a CDS encoding lipopolysaccharide biosynthesis protein, whose translation MSLFEKSFKGIIWSFIDNFGLRIVTIGTFFFLAKILGPEAFGLVAIATVFLSFSTVFVEFGVITAIVQKPDLTEENLSSTLWGNLAMGVLFFILTFLFAPLIAWFFEEPELSPILRVAGLVFITDSLSKVQEGILQKEFLFKALAKRRLIASLASAAVGIGMALLDYGVWSLVFQRLVFGFVQTLVIWMESPWKPKWYFSWTAFWEIFSFGYKMMFTNIVYFLNRHMDDLLVGYFMGPVILGYYAIAYKVFSTLTDLITNTIYKVILPLYSKLQDDKDKLISVFYQSTEYTSYASFAVFAGVIALAPFVVPLFFGDTWVPSIEAMQILAVVGMLFTITHFVEGIYLSTGNPNLSLKFNSLLSLFYIGLFFLAIEYGIEGIALSRVIGVLIVLPFMLAAMNKLVPFELKKFLSSILKPALAVLGAGGLFYLIQITINLEILWSVSIGIILGGILYAGLIYFLNPAVLQVVNRLGGFFRPKA comes from the coding sequence GTGAGTTTATTTGAGAAGTCTTTTAAAGGAATCATTTGGTCTTTCATAGATAATTTTGGCTTACGAATAGTCACCATTGGTACCTTTTTCTTCCTTGCAAAAATATTAGGGCCGGAAGCTTTCGGCCTGGTAGCTATCGCTACGGTCTTTTTGAGCTTCTCGACTGTCTTTGTTGAATTCGGAGTAATCACGGCCATTGTTCAAAAGCCTGATCTTACAGAAGAAAACCTGAGTTCTACTTTGTGGGGCAATCTGGCCATGGGGGTATTGTTTTTTATCCTGACTTTTTTGTTTGCTCCCCTGATCGCCTGGTTTTTTGAAGAACCAGAACTAAGTCCGATTCTGCGGGTTGCCGGTTTGGTCTTCATTACTGACTCTTTATCAAAAGTTCAGGAAGGGATTTTGCAGAAGGAATTTTTGTTTAAAGCCCTGGCCAAAAGAAGATTGATTGCCAGTTTAGCTTCTGCAGCAGTTGGTATCGGAATGGCACTCCTGGATTATGGAGTTTGGTCTCTGGTATTTCAGCGCCTGGTTTTTGGCTTTGTTCAAACCCTGGTTATCTGGATGGAAAGTCCCTGGAAGCCTAAATGGTATTTCTCCTGGACAGCTTTCTGGGAAATATTTTCCTTTGGCTATAAAATGATGTTTACCAACATTGTCTATTTCCTCAACAGGCATATGGATGATTTGCTGGTAGGTTATTTTATGGGGCCGGTAATTTTGGGCTACTATGCCATCGCTTACAAAGTATTCAGCACCCTCACAGATCTCATTACCAACACCATATATAAAGTGATACTTCCCCTTTATTCTAAATTACAGGATGATAAGGATAAGTTGATCTCTGTATTCTATCAATCAACAGAATATACTTCATATGCTTCCTTTGCTGTTTTTGCAGGCGTAATAGCTCTGGCTCCTTTTGTTGTGCCCCTCTTCTTTGGAGATACCTGGGTACCGAGTATTGAAGCCATGCAAATCCTGGCCGTAGTGGGTATGCTATTTACCATTACCCATTTTGTTGAAGGGATCTATCTGAGTACTGGAAATCCGAATTTGAGCTTAAAGTTCAACTCCCTCTTATCTTTGTTCTATATAGGACTATTTTTCCTGGCAATAGAGTATGGAATAGAAGGAATTGCTCTTTCGCGCGTTATAGGAGTATTAATTGTTCTGCCATTTATGTTGGCAGCCATGAATAAACTGGTTCCATTTGAACTGAAAAAATTTCTCTCCAGTATCCTAAAGCCTGCTTTGGCGGTTCTCGGAGCTGGTGGCTTGTTTTATCTCATTCAGATTACGATCAATCTTGAGATCCTCTGGAGTGTGTCAATCGGCATTATTTTGGGAGGAATCCTTTATGCAGGATTAATTTATTTTCTTAACCCCGCAGTCTTGCAAGTAGTAAACAGACTCGGAGGATTTTTTCGTCCAAAAGCCTAA